The genomic segment AATGAAGAAGGAAGGCCTGTGAAGGAATTTAACCTCACGATTGAGCAAAATGAAATGACACTTGGCGGCGTAAAAGCAAAAGCCATGACCATAAACGGAAGCATTCCAGGTCCGGTACTTGAATTTGATGAAGGCGACTTAGCTGTAATTAATGTGTTCAATAAAATGGATGTTGAAACTTCGGTGCATTGGCACGGGATAATTCTTCCAAACTTTTTTGATGGTGTTCCATACCTTACCACTCCTCCAATTAAACCCGGAACTACCTTTCAATACAGAATACCTCTCAACCAATCGGGAACATATTGGTACCACTCCCATACCATGTTACAGGAACAAAAAGGGGTGTATGGTTCTATTGTGATTCAACCCAAAGAGAAAACCCTGGAATATGACAAAGATTTGGTAGTGGTTTTATCAGACTGGACCAACGAAAAACCTATGAATGTGCTGCGAAACCTCAAAAGAGGCAACGAGTGGTATCAGATTAAAAAAGGAACAGCAGTTCCATTAAGCAAGGCTGTTGCGCAAGGAGGATTTGGTGCACAGCTTAAGATGTGGCGCGACCGCATGGAAGGAGCCGATATTGCCGATATTTATTACCCGGCTTTTTTAAGTAATGGAAAAAAACAGGCTGAATATCCTGATTTTGCACCGGGTGAGAAAATCAGTCTAAGGCTTATAAATGCTTCTGCCTCTACTTATTATTGGATGGATTTTGGTGCAGGCAATCCAATGGTGGTAGCAAGCGATGGTATTGATGTTCATCCCGTACACAAAAACAGATTTCTCTTTGCCATTGCCGAAACCTTCGATGTTATTGTCACTATCCCGGAAGGCAAACTCGAAATTATTGCCACGGCTCAAGATGGCTCCGGCTACACGACCATTCGTCTGGGCAGTGGGAAATTGTTTGCTGCGAAAGTTATTGACAGACCCGATAAGGTGGCCATGATGAAGGAAATGGCGCAAATGGATATGAAAATGGGAGCACCTGCTTTAACAGGAAATAAAAAGAAGAATACACCGGAATTCCTGATGAAAAAATATGGCATGGAAATGAACATGGATATGGACCATTCCCAAATGAGCAAAGAAGGTAAAATGCCGATGAATGACGAGATGCATATGGATCACATGAACCATAACACCATGCTGGAGAAAGACACTACTGGAGATTTCAATCACCATGAACGCATGATGCATTTTAACTACAATTACCTTGAAGCAATAGAAGAAACAAACTTTAATCCGGATATCCCGGTAAATGAATTGCTCTTAAATCTTACCGGTAATATGAACCGTTACGTTTGGAGTTTAAACGGCATCCCGCTCTCAGAGGCCGACAAAATAAAAATTAAAGGAGGAGAAATTACCCGCATTACCCTGAATAACATGACTATGATGCATCACCCGATGCACCTGCACGGTCATTTTTTCAGGGTTATCAACGAAAACGGGGAACGTTCTCCATTAAAGCACACGGTGAATGTACCACCAATGCAAAAAGTCATCATTGAGTTTCACAATGAAGAATACGGCGATTGGTTTTTCCATTGTCATGTACTTTACCACATGATGGTTGGTATGTCACGTGTATTTAGTTATGGAACACCAAGGGATGAACGAATGAAGGATTTCCCGGTAAAAAAAATCCTTGGTGAAGCAAACCACTATTATTCCTGGGGTTTGGCAGAATTAAGTTCTAATTTTTCTGAATTAATGCTTACATCCAGCAGCATACGCAATGAATTTAATTTACGTGTAGAAAGCGATTATAACAGGAATTCAGAAATTGAGCTTAGTTATAACCGGTATTTAAACGATTGGGTGCGAATTTACGCGGGTGTCAATACTGAAAATACGATTGCCGACTCTTATGATATTTTTAACACTGTTGGTTTAGTTGGTGTAAAGTATTTCACGCCTTATATGTTCTATGTTGATGTGAGCCTGGACCATCAGCTTCGCCCCAGGATACGTGTAGATAAAGAAATTCTTCTGTTTCCAAGATTTTTCGTGGAAGGAGAATACGAATATCGTGCAGACCTTGGCTGGGTGAATGAGTTAGAAGGCAACGCAAGTTTTGAGGGTGAAGACGAATGGCTAATCAGGGCTTCTTATATATTATCCCGTAATTTTTCCATCCAGGCCAATTACAATAACCATTATGGTTGGGGTGGAGGCTTAAGTGTCAGATTTTGAAAAATGTTCCAAGCGCCAATGCAACTGCGGATTGGCCAGGGGCAGCCATGACGCCATATTCGGTAATGGTGGTGACAAACAGCCTAAGGCAAAGAGAAATGAACGTTATTTAGGAAGGTACCTGCTAATCCGCCGCATCAAAAGGAATTTCCTTATCTCTTGCTAAGGTGAAACGATAGGCAATGCCGGCAGTTATTTCGGTTTGGGAAGCAATTTGGGTTTTGTTCACATGCTGGTAAACAGGAATATCACTTTGGATAAAAATTGTAAATCTATCAGCAAAAAGAAAGCTTAACTGTGGAGCAATAAAAAATTTCCTGCTGCCGGTTGCTTCCGGATCATAGCTTAGGAACCTGACCATTTCAATATCAGGATTAATCTCCATCTTTCCGATCCACTCGCCTTTTGCCTGGATCGAAAAATTCAAAACATCCCACAGTGGATAGCCAATTTGCAAGCCGATACCCGTGTAGTTGCCTAGTTTTTCGCTGATTGGATTCCAGCCTTTTAAAATATGCAAGGCGCTGGCT from the Bacteroidales bacterium genome contains:
- a CDS encoding multicopper oxidase domain-containing protein produces the protein MKKNIITAICILIISQIAFAQVGTNGENRNEEGRPVKEFNLTIEQNEMTLGGVKAKAMTINGSIPGPVLEFDEGDLAVINVFNKMDVETSVHWHGIILPNFFDGVPYLTTPPIKPGTTFQYRIPLNQSGTYWYHSHTMLQEQKGVYGSIVIQPKEKTLEYDKDLVVVLSDWTNEKPMNVLRNLKRGNEWYQIKKGTAVPLSKAVAQGGFGAQLKMWRDRMEGADIADIYYPAFLSNGKKQAEYPDFAPGEKISLRLINASASTYYWMDFGAGNPMVVASDGIDVHPVHKNRFLFAIAETFDVIVTIPEGKLEIIATAQDGSGYTTIRLGSGKLFAAKVIDRPDKVAMMKEMAQMDMKMGAPALTGNKKKNTPEFLMKKYGMEMNMDMDHSQMSKEGKMPMNDEMHMDHMNHNTMLEKDTTGDFNHHERMMHFNYNYLEAIEETNFNPDIPVNELLLNLTGNMNRYVWSLNGIPLSEADKIKIKGGEITRITLNNMTMMHHPMHLHGHFFRVINENGERSPLKHTVNVPPMQKVIIEFHNEEYGDWFFHCHVLYHMMVGMSRVFSYGTPRDERMKDFPVKKILGEANHYYSWGLAELSSNFSELMLTSSSIRNEFNLRVESDYNRNSEIELSYNRYLNDWVRIYAGVNTENTIADSYDIFNTVGLVGVKYFTPYMFYVDVSLDHQLRPRIRVDKEILLFPRFFVEGEYEYRADLGWVNELEGNASFEGEDEWLIRASYILSRNFSIQANYNNHYGWGGGLSVRF